The following coding sequences lie in one Stigmatopora argus isolate UIUO_Sarg chromosome 5, RoL_Sarg_1.0, whole genome shotgun sequence genomic window:
- the spef2 gene encoding sperm flagellar protein 2, translating into MSDILCRWLNEELRLSKLIEPKTFAKDFANGYLVGEVLHKCQMLNDVSNLTKTDTSASRLNNFTRLQPTLHRLGVSFDLNAAQGLIQEKPGAATHLLYQLYVLLEKQKKKKWELLQTDVLHRKSQQVFSDRLHLVEMKRDAELKLQKVHQDLEKRRPQSLPKESDEQEEKRALHMRKFSRPRHSDGTSSQNQPADLQAPKASSHSSLANVRKQKHAQRKDQQAEIVQAEIAEFEMNRKKLTTSGLAPSSSGLDVPLAASAKSGGGGGGGGENELTLQSSSVYIQEIRQRLQENVAASEQREKRRIRCLVEQLKAHVAQEERWREEQLVRCLTGQTQQEKRLAVQLLQMRKQKDAFRQNRLLIEQQFQQQREKEFREALEREAALTRQAQLDRAEEIQLELEFCKKMAADCARKRSQKHFENCREILEQILDLATKVGEYRLLTANLIPAKLMREWKELLLNGLPLYEQRRPASPDPLELQKQELLNVQDYQEYVNMVGEWTWTEECGEPNYPVVPGLNIILRHVLLRMRSMIPLPSPSAIPGYRIKACVLGKFCSGKTTCLNKIAKDLKICVLSVDHLVEAALTAYQRKDVVTEENEHELAIILNTDLHSKEEKPRLNLSVRAMLGRAAAEKLSDGGVIPDELLVDIAVEAISRIPLESGWILDGFPVNMDQAHLLETAIASMDTGYEVAGTKIDLAINPNPPPPPPQPPALDLAVLLDVPDQCVAKRAVNHVDGGSNTPGGGKSTPSVNGKLFVAQISHRITSFQDNWPKLEEWFGNAGRRCILTRVKADVTKSDLYVSVKNIVQKAIAQKQEAPRLQIVEEVVLDSPLVQASPAVTAAAPAAAPSVAPSEAPSVANDDSNSTMATTSDQASKLSVDSSYDDDSQETLPISSSPLPGSIGWLYVDEPMSSDKAGYLCRQWEAICDCYVSSVKAVMQELRLERTVIDQQLYDIREEFKHFLARPDLKQELVSQWQKDYNSIPDDLRKNEETKAELNHRLDDLREHLWDIVETHKDDDEMQRAVLIREKWLEDHTTILVNHHLRLIQVELSRFQNTRNILRDYYLSGGQQEHLDSIPLIDIGEIEPPKILRDLVMAKHEDALTVISKLVSTEPQDGEKMQEKEKVQEKERLQEKEKEKEKEKEKEQEKEKEKDNANKKSKEKKAKGSPSPPPLPPAPSPPSPPPPPPPAAETVEKSAVGLKNDKQRLIIREYTAALKHEEKASHARIKLVNGHGLHLLNFLQSRAECIFSDMRDSLEAHYVAQMNSIDQLTEVVRHFIETATKIQDELVLESIDFYFNGDSRLLAGSPSQRCLPPSERATPSMLTALQLDSLYHCLCNEAPTGVMSSSEFFHLIRDILPFNTLPESWENMTEDQLNEIISLLTDGYKQIDWRRFLLSAAIPWPFPSLRQLLLVRQGFKEADADDTGYITQEQYMQAELWFPTRSEQSIAEDSHEPLQNRSTNLRKFFFQLFSDHSTTPPQLDYMTMLLCFASDPDPKQGFIKALSVMTGHHLLYSPPTPPDAATSSSDTSLLLSGRKSRMEESCAANSLLATHTVSIPALLSVVGPEVGKVKGEAALHSGCLSHKENIEHLMQIFAELGYTPEDVIPFSILSEHPSFHNLIENTDHHLFVNIHDVLQAAPEPREETRASPC; encoded by the exons AAGGAGAGTGACGAGCAGGAAGAGAAGAGGGCCTTGCACATGAGGAAG TTTTCTCGTCCCAGGCACAGCGACGGCACGTCCAGTCAAAACCAGCCGGCCGACCTCCAGGCGCCGAAGGCGTCGTCCCACTCTTCGCTGGCCAACGTGAGGAAGCAGAAGCACGCGCAACGCAAAGATCAGCAAGCGGAG ATAGTGCAAGCTGAAATTGCTGAGTTTGAGATGAACAGGAAGAAACTGACAACGTCGGGCTTGGCTCCGTCTTCCAG CGGTCTAGACGTTCCACTCGCGGCTAGCGCTaaaagcggcggcggcggcggcggcggcggtgaaaATGAGCTGACGCTCCAGTCCAGCAGCGTGTACATTCAGGAGATCCGCCAGAGGCTGCAGGAGAACGTGGCCGCCTCGGAGCAGAGAGAAAAGCGACGGATCCGGTGCCTGGTGGAGCAGCTCAAGGCGCACGTGGCTCAAGAG GAGAGATGGCGGGAAGAGCAGCTGGTGAGGTGTCTGACGGGGCAGACTCAGCAAGAGAAGCGTCTGGCGGTGCAGCTCCTTCAGATGCGCAAGCAGAAGGACGCCTTCCGCCAGAACCGCCTGCTGATCGAACAGCAGTTTCAGCAACAGAGGGAGAAGGAGTTCCGCGAAGCTCTGGAAAGGGAAGCG GCCTTGACCCGGCAGGCCCAATTGGACCGAGCCGAGGAGATCCAATTGGAGCTGGAGTTCTGCAAGAAGATGGCGGCCGATTGCGCTCGCAAGCGCTCCCAAAAGCACTTTGAGAACTGCAGAGAGATTTTGGAGCAAATTTTGGACTTGGCCACCAAGGTCGGAGAATACCGCCTGCTGACCGCAAA TTTGATTCCAGCCAAGTTGATGCGCGAATGGAAGGAGCTCCTTCTGAACGGTCTGCCTCTCTACGAGCAGCGGCGGCCGGCGTCGCCCGACCCCTTGGAGCTCCAAAAGCAGGAGCTCCTCAACGTGCAGGATTATCAGGAATACGTG aacATGGTGGGAGAATGGACGTGGACGGAGGAATGCGGGGAGCCCAATTATCCGGTGGTGCCCGGCCTCAACATCATTCTCAGGCACGTGCTCCTGAGGATGAGGAGCATGATCCCGCTTCCCAGTCCGTCGGCAATTCCCGGGTACAGGATCAAGGCCTGCGTCCTGGGCAAATTCTGCTCTGGCAAGACCACCTGCCTGAACAAGATTGCTAAAG ACCTGAAAATCTGCGTGCTGTCTGTGGACCACTTGGTAGAGGCGGCCTTGACCGCCTACCAAAGAAAAGATGTG GTCACAGAAGAAAACGAGCACGAGCTGGCCATCATTCTCAATACCG ATCTCCATAGCAAAGAGGAAAAACCACGCCTAAAT TTGTCTGTCCGCGCGATGCTGGGAAGAGCCGCCGCCGAGAAACTGAGCGACGGCGGCGTCATCCCCGACGAGCTGTTGGTGGACATTGCGGTGGAAGCCATCAG CCGGATTCCGTTGGAGTCGGGCTGGATCCTGGACGGCTTTCCGGTCAACATGGACCAGGCCCACCTCCTGGAGACGGCCATCGCCTCTATGGATACGGGATACGAAGTGGCGGGCACCAAGATAGACCTGGCCATCAATCCCAATCCTCCGCCTCCCCCGCCCCAGCCACCGGCACTGGATTTGGCCGTGCTGCTGGACGTCCCCGATCAGTGCGTCGCCAAGCGGGCGGTCAATCACGTCG ACGGCGGTTCAAACACGCCCGGCGGCGGCAAGTCGACTCCGAGCGTCAACGGGAAATTGTTTGTGGCGCAGATTTCCCACAG GATCACCTCTTTTCAGGATAACTGGCCCAAGCTGGAAGAGTGGTTCGGAAACGCCGGGAGAAGATGTATTTTGACGCGCGTCAAAGCCGACGTCACCAAGAGCGACCTTTACGTGAGCGTGAAAAATATTGTGCAGAAGGCCATCGCGCAAAAACAGGAAG CTCCGAGGTTGCAAATTGTTGAGGAAGTTGTGTTGGACAGCCCACTCGTTCAAGCATCACCCGCCGTCACGGCGGCGGCACCGGCGGCGGCGCCGTCCGTGGCGCCGTCCGAGGCGCCGTCCGTGGCAAATGACGACTCCAACTCCACAATGGCCACGACATCAG ATCAAGCCAGCAAGCTGTCGGTGGACTCGTCGTACGACGACGACTCGCAAGAAACGCTGCCGATCTCTTCCTCGCCCCTCCCCGGTTCCATCGGCTGGCTGTACGTGGACGAGCCCATGTCCTCG GATAAAGCCGGGTATTTGTGCCGTCAATGGGAAGCCATCTGCGATTGTTACGTGAGCAGCGTCAAGGCCGTGATGCAGGAACTCCGCTTGGAACGCACCGTCATTGACCAACAGTTGTACGACATCAG GGAGGAGTTCAAGCACTTTCTGGCGCGACCGGACCTGAAGCAGGAATTGGTGTCTCAGTGGCAGAAGGATTACAACAGCATCCCTGACGACCTGAGGAAAAACGAGGAGACCAAAGCGGAGCTGAACCATCGCTTGGAC GATCTGCGAGAGCACCTGTGGGATATCGTGGAAACTCACAAGGACGACGACGAGATGCAACGAGCCGTGCTTATCCGAGAGAAATGGTTGGAAGACCACACCACCATCCTGGTCAACCACCACTTGAGGCTCATCCAG GTGGAGTTGAGCCGTTTTCAGAACACGCGCAATATTTTGCGGGACTACTATCTGAGCGGGGGTCAACAGGAACACTTGGACTCCATCCCCCTCATCGACATCGGCGAAATAGAACCTCCCAAG ATACTTCGGGATCTCGTCATGGCCAAACACGAAGACGCCCTGACCGTCATCAGCAAACTG GTGTCGACAGAACCCCAAGACGGTGAGAAAATGCAAGAGAAGGAAAAAGTGCAAGAGAAGGAACGACtccaggagaaggagaaggagaaagagaaagagaaggagAAAGAGCAAGAGAAAGAGAAGGAGAAGGATAATGCCAACAAAAAGAGTAAAGAGAAGAAAGCCAAAG GTTCGCCGTCTCCGCCGCCTCTGCCGCCCGCGCCCagcccgccgtcgccgccgccgccgcctccgccggcCGCCGAGACGGTGGAGAAGAGCGCGGTGGGCCTTAAAAACGACAAGCAGAGACTCATCATCAGGGAGTACACGGCGGCCTTAAAGCACGAAG AGAAGGCGTCGCACGCGCGCATTAAGCTGGTGAACGGCCACGGCCTGCATCTGCTCAACTTCCTGCAGAGCCGAGCCGAGTGCATTTTTAGTGACATGCGAGACAGCTTAGAAGCGCACTACGTTGCACAGATGAACAG CATCGACCAACTCACAGAAGTCGTGCGCCACTTCATCGAGACGGCCACCAAGATTCAGGACGAGCTGGTGTTG gaaagTATTGATTTCTATTTCAACGGAGACTCCAGATTGCTGGCGGGTTCGCCGAGTCAACGCTGCTTACCTCCGTCGGAGAGAGCCACCCCCTCCATGCTGACGGCCCTGCAACTGGATTCCCTTTACCACTGTCTTTGCAACGAGGCTCCCACCG GTGTCATGTCCAGTTCAGAGTTCTTCCATCTGATTCGGGACATCCTGCCTTTCAACACGCTGCCCGAGTCTTGGGAGAATATGACGGAAGACCAG TTGAACGAGATCATTTCTCTGCTCACCGACGGCTACAAACAGATCGATTGGCGTCGGTTCCTGCTCAGTGCTGCCATCCCTTGGCCCTTTCCCTCCTTGAGACAGCTGCTGCTGGTGCGTCAGGGTTTTAAGGAAGCGGACGCCGACGACACCGGCTACATCACCCAGGAGCAATACATGCAG GCGGAGTTGTGGTTCCCCACCAGGAGCGAACAGTCCATCGCCGAGGACTCTCACGAGCCTCTTCAGAATCGTTCCACTAACCTACGCAAG TTCTTTTTCCAGCTCTTTTCGGATCACTCCACCACGCCGCCGCAACTGGACTACATGACCATGCTTTTGTGCTTCGCCTCCGATCCCGATCCCAAGCAGGGCTTCATCAAGGCCCTGAGCGTCATGACGGGTCATCACCTGTTGTACTCTCCCCCCACTCCTCCGGACGCCGCCACTTCGTCG AGCGACACCAGTCTGCTGCTGTCCGGACGAAAATCCAGGATGGAAGAGAGCTGCGCGGCTAACAGCTTGCTGGCCACGCACACCGTGTCCATCCCAGCTCTCCTCTCTGTGGTGGGGCCCGAAGTCGGGAAGGTTAAGGGCGAAGCCGCCCTTCATTCCGGCTGCTTGAGCCACAAGGAAAACATCGAG CATCTGATGCAAATCTTCGCCGAGCTGGGCTACACTCCAGAGGACGTCATCCCCTTCTCCATCTTATCGGAGCACCCGTCGTTTCACAACCTCATCGAGAATACGGACCACCATCTCTTTGTG AACATTCACGACGTGCTCCAAGCCGCCCCCGAGCCGCGGGAAGAGACTCGGGCGTCTCCGTGTTGA
- the LOC144074578 gene encoding UDP-glucuronosyltransferase 3A1-like, with translation MGPLVWMCWLLALPLLQSAKILTVCLIGGSHYLLFDEISYNFDLHGHEVRMLLQLGNPLVTGLSYAGRNGSYQTSTWSLGEDYIKQYNGWFLEQQAQFLLGRDSFNGFLNFMGHLSYQCDKLLGDGAQMGFLQAERYDVAILDAFNPCSFILAHKLGVPYVAFYPGPLNGPLSLDVPGAVSWVPAFGSQLTDRMDLWGRAKNLVYSLLGTAGQKMVWSLFKEVAERHLASGSPPGGLDDFHQKAELWAFNTDFSLEFPQPLLPSAILTGGLLNKPARPVDQDLDSWISGFGESGFIVVTLGTMVSSVSVDGLLAELVDGFSVIPQGVIWRYDRQRWPPHLSQPSNVRLVDWLPLNDLLGHDKVRLFVTHGGQNSLLQAVYHAVPVLGIPLFGDQFDNVVRAEAKGLGLGLGPARITGQLLGSTVRTLLREPRFKSAARSLSRIHRSQPAPPALRLVRWVEHVLRSGGGAHLRPAWLRQPWYQRCLLDLLLLFLAAVGGAVLLAALLLRKSKSKSKTTGPPRSKKTQ, from the exons ATGGGGCCACTGGTTTGGATGTGCTGGCTGCTGGCTCTCCCGCTGCTTCAGTCTGCCAAGATCCTGACGGTCTGCCTAATTG GGGGAAGCCACTACTTGCTATTTGACGAGATCTCCTATAACTTTGACCTGCACGGCCACGAGGTCCGCATGCTGCTGCAACTGGGAAACCCTCTCGTCACAG GTTTGTCGTACGCCGGTCGTAACGGCAGCTACCAGACCAGCACCTGGTCCCTGGGAGAGGATTACATCAAGCAATACAATGGCTGGTTCTTGGAGCAACAAGCGCAGTTTTTACTGGGAAG AGACAGCTTCAATGGCTTTTTGAACTTCATGGGCCACCTCTCGTATCAGTGCGACAAGCTCCTCGGGGATGGCGCTCAAATGGGCTTCCTCCAGGCGGAGCGATACGACGTGGCCATCCTGGACGCCTTTAATCCCTGTTCCTTCATCCTAGCACACAAACTGG gcgTGCCCTACGTGGCCTTTTATCCCGGCCCTCTGAACGGTCCCCTGTCCTTGGACGTGCCCGGGGCCGTCTCTTGGGTGCCGGCCTTTGGCTCCCAGTTGACCGACCGCATGGACCTGTGGGGTCGCGCTAAGAATTTGGTCTACTCTCTACTGGGCACCGCGG GCCAGAAAATGGTCTGGTCCCTGTTCAAGGAAGTGGCGGAGCGCCACCTGGCCTCGGGCTCCCCCCCGGGCGGCCTGGACGACTTCCACCAGAAGGCCGAGCTGTGGGCCTTCAACACGGACTTTTCCCTGGAGTTCCCGCAGCCTCTCCTGCCTTCCGCCATTTTGACGGGGGGCCTCCTCAATAAACCCGCCCGGCCCGTGGATCAG GATCTGGACTCGTGGATTTCCGGTTTCGGAGAGTCGGGTTTCATCGTGGTGACTTTGGGAACAATGGTCTCCTCCGTGTCGGTGGACGGCCTCCTGGCCGAGCTGGTGGACGGCTTCTCCGTCATCCCCCAAGGCGTGATCTGGAG GTACGACCGCCAGCGCTGGCCGCCTCACCTGAGCCAACCTTCCAACGTCCGCCTGGTGGATTGGCTGCCCCTCAACGACTTGCTAG GGCACGACAAGGTGCGCCTGTTCGTCACGCACGGAGGTCAGAACAGCCTCCTGCAGGCCGTGTACCACGCCGTCCCCGTGCTGGGCATCCCCCTCTTCGGAGATCAGTTTGACAACGTGGTGAGGGCCGAGGCCAAGGGCCTGGGCCTGGGCCTCGGCCCCGCCCGCATCACCGGCCAGCTGCTGGGCTCCACCGTGCGGACGCTGCTGCGGGAGCCCAG GTTCAAGTCGGCGGCTCGCTCCCTCAGCCGCATTCACCGATCGCAGCCGGCGCCCCCCGCGCTCCGCCTGGTGCGCTGGGTGGAGCACGTCCTgcgcagcggcggcggcgctcaCCTGAGGCCGGCCTGGCTGCGGCAGCCCTGGTACCAGAGGTGCCTGCTGGAcctgctcctcctcttcctggCGGCCGTGGGCGGCGCCGTCCTCCTGGCCGCGCTCCTCCTCCGCAAGAGCAAGAGCAAGAGCAAGACCACGGGCCCGCCTCGGAGCAAGAAAACGCAGTAG
- the pdxp gene encoding pyridoxal phosphate phosphatase, which yields MAAASAAKGCRKIGGAQIRALLEAKELFLFDCDGVLWHGEKAVAGAAQVVNSLVRRGKSVAFVTNNSTRPRDKYLRKFSRLGFTAVELEHIFSSSYCSALYLRDVAELGAGVGDRDQSQDPGPGRVFVVGGDGLRDELRQAGVPCVEEADDEPPGATIYDCALAADVKAVLVGHDDRLTFLKLAKASCYLRDPDCLFLATDNDPWHPLSGGRILPGSGSLTAALEVASGRKATVIGKPGRFMFECVSGQFPDVEPARCLMVGDRLETDMLFGSNCGLDTMLTLTGVSGMDQARRYGDSQLSADRGFVPDYVVDTVADFLPALEEAEGPGDGP from the exons ATGGCGGCCGCCTCGGCCGCGAAGGGTTGCCGCAAGATCGGCGGTGCGCAGATCCGAGCGCTGCTGGAGGCCAAGGAGTTGTTCCTGTTCGACTGCGACGGCGTCCTGTGGCACGGCGAGAAGGCCGTGGCGGGCGCCGCTCAGGTGGTCAACTCGCTGGTGAGGCGGGGCAAAAGCGTGGCCTTCGTCACCAACAATTCGACCAGGCCGCGCGACAAGTACCTGCGTAAGTTCTCGCGCCTGGGCTTCACCGCCGTGGAGCTCGAGCACATCTTCAGCTCGTCTTACTGTTCGGCCCTATACCTACGCGACGTGGCCGAGTTGGGTGCTGGCGTCGGGGACCGGGACCAGAGCCAGGACCCTGGCCCGGGCCGGGTATTCGTGGTCGGTGGCGACGGGCTCCGCGACGAACTGCGCCAGGCCGGCGTCCCCTGCGTGGAGGAGGCTGACGACGAGCCGCCGGGCGCCACCATCTACGACTGCGCCCTGGCCGCCGACGTCAAGGCGGTGCTGGTGGGCCACGACGACCGGCTCACCTTCCTCAAGCTGGCCAAGGCGTCCTGCTACCTCAGGGACCCGGACTGCTTGTTCCTGGCCACCGACAACGACCCCTGGCACCCGCTGTCCGGCGGAAGGATACTGCCAG GTTCCGGGTCCCTGACGGCCGCCCTGGAGGTGGCCTCGGGCCGCAAGGCCACGGTCATCGGCAAGCCCGGACGCTTCATGTTCGAGTGCGTCTCGGGCCAGTTCCCCGACGTGGAGCCCGCCCGCTGCCTGATGGTGGGCGACCGGCTGGAGACCGACATGCTCTTCGGCTCCAACTGCGGCCTGGACACCATGCTCACCCTCACCGGGGTGTCCGGGATGGACCAGGCCCGGCGCTACGGCGACAGCCAGCTGTCCGCCGACCGGGGCTTCGTGCCCGACTACGTGGTGGACACCGTGGCCGACTTCTTGCCCGCCCTCGAGGAAGCGGAGGGGCCCGGCGATGGACCCTAA
- the kgd4 gene encoding alpha-ketoglutarate dehydrogenase component 4 isoform X2, whose product MGSKVSSKMAAPAARVIQAVRPHAPMIKFPSRQDVAKPNAQEALKTLLVHVSQADQPGLAPRPTSSPSRASLPPIPGTPDTLASIRLVPARYRRRALVPEEMEYIQRGGPE is encoded by the exons ATGGGAAGCAAAGTCAGCTCCAAAATGGCAGCTCCCGCCGCCAGAGTTATTCAG GCTGTGCGGCCACACGCACCCATGATCAAGTTTCCGAGCAGGCAAGACGTGGCCAAGCCAAATG CCCAAGAAGCGCTGAAGACTTTGCTCGTCCACGTCTCCCAAGCCGACCAGCCCGGTTTGGCGCCACGGCCCACGTCGTCGCCGAGTCGCGCGTCTCTGCCGCCCATCCCGGGAACTCCCGACACCTTGGCGTCTATTCGCTTAGTCCCCGCCAGGTACCGGCGGAGAGCGCTGGTGCCGGAGGAGATGGAATACATCCAG CGCGGTGGACCGGAGTGA
- the kgd4 gene encoding alpha-ketoglutarate dehydrogenase component 4 isoform X1, with protein sequence MCWHGLAFPPKASAWRLAGPGRAGIAKAGRTLAVRPHAPMIKFPSRQDVAKPNAQEALKTLLVHVSQADQPGLAPRPTSSPSRASLPPIPGTPDTLASIRLVPARYRRRALVPEEMEYIQRGGPE encoded by the exons ATGTGCTGGCATGGCCTTGCTTTTCCTCCAAAAGCAAGCGCGTGGCGTTTGGCCGGGCCGGGCAGGGCAGGGATAGCTAAAGCTGGACGTACCCTT GCTGTGCGGCCACACGCACCCATGATCAAGTTTCCGAGCAGGCAAGACGTGGCCAAGCCAAATG CCCAAGAAGCGCTGAAGACTTTGCTCGTCCACGTCTCCCAAGCCGACCAGCCCGGTTTGGCGCCACGGCCCACGTCGTCGCCGAGTCGCGCGTCTCTGCCGCCCATCCCGGGAACTCCCGACACCTTGGCGTCTATTCGCTTAGTCCCCGCCAGGTACCGGCGGAGAGCGCTGGTGCCGGAGGAGATGGAATACATCCAG CGCGGTGGACCGGAGTGA
- the LOC144073927 gene encoding betaine--homocysteine S-methyltransferase 1 — MAPVKKGIMERLNGGEVVIGDGGFVFALEKRGYVKAGPWTPEAAAEHPEAVRQLHREFLRAGSNVMQTFTFYASDDKLENRGNKLTFTGAQINEAACDLAREVANEGDALVAGGVSQTPSYLSCKSEAEVKAIFKKQLDVFIKKNVDFLIAEYFEHVEEAVWAVEVLKATGKPVAASLCIGPEGDMHGISPGDCAVRLVKAGAQIVGVNCHFDPDTCVEAVKRMKAGVEKAGLKAHYMVQPLAYHTPDCNCQGFIDLPEFPFGLEPRILTRWDMHKYARDAYEAGIRFIGGCCGYEPYHIRAVAEELAAERGILPPGSEKHGAWGAGLEMHTKPWVRARARRQYWENLKPASGRPLCPSMSAPSGWGVTKGHTELMQQKEATSKQQLKELFDRSKSH; from the exons ATGGCACCGGTTAAGAAG GGAATCATGGAGCGTCTGAATGGCGGAGAAGTGGTGATAGGCGACGGCGGCTTCGTCTTCGCCCTGGAGAAGAGAGGCTACGTGAAGGCTGGACCCTGGACCCCGGAGGCCGCTGCCGAGCATCCCGAAGCAG TGCGGCAGCTTCACAGGGAGTTTTTGAGGGCCGGCTCCAACGTCATGCAGACCTTCACCTTCTACGCCAGCGACGACAAGCTGGAGAACAGGGGCAACAAGCTGACCTTCACC GGCGCCCAAATCAACGAGGCCGCCTGCGACCTGGCCCGCGAGGTGGCCAACGAGGGCGACGCCCTGGTGGCGGGCGGCGTGTCCCAGACGCCGTCCTACCTGAGCTGCAAGAGCGAGGCCGAAGTCAAGGCCATCTTCAAGAAGCAATTGGACGTTTTCATCAAGAAAAACGTGGACTTCTTGATCGCCGAG TACTTTGAGCACGTGGAGGAGGCCGTGTGGGCCGTGGAGGTGCTGAAGGCGACGGGAAAGCCCGTGGCCGCCTCCCTGTGCATCGGACCGGAAGGCGACATGCACGGCATCTCGCCGGGAGACTGCGCCGTCAGGCTGGTCAAAGCCG GTGCTCAGATCGTCGGCGTCAACTGCCATTTTGACCCGGACACCTGCGTGGAGGCCGTCAAAAGGATGAAGGCGGGCGTGGAGAAGGCCGGACTCAAGGCTCACTACATGGTGCAGCCCCTGGCCTACCACACCCCGGACTGCAACTGCCAGGGCTTCATCGACCTGCCCGAATTCCCCTTTG GTCTGGAGCCCAGAATCCTGACCCGCTGGGACATGCACAAGTACGCCAGAGATGCCTACGAGGCGGGCATCCGCTTCATCGGCGGCTGCTGCGGCTACGAACCCTATCACATCAGGGCGGTGGCGGAGGAGCTGGCGGCCGAGAGGGGGATCCTGCCCCCCGGCTCGGAGAAACACGGCGCGTGGGGGGCGGGCCTGGAGATGCACACCAAACCCTGGGTCCGAGCCAG GGCCCGTCGCCAGTACTGGGAGAACCTGAAGCCGGCTTCCGGCCGACCGCTCTGTCCCTCCATGTCCGCCCCGTCCGGCTGGGGCGTCACCAAGGGCCACACGGAGCTCATGCAGCAGAAAGAAGCCACCAGTAAGCAGCAACTCAAGGAGCTCTTTGACCGCTCCAAGAGCCACTGA